In Molothrus aeneus isolate 106 chromosome 13, BPBGC_Maene_1.0, whole genome shotgun sequence, a genomic segment contains:
- the HDDC3 gene encoding guanosine-3',5'-bis(diphosphate) 3'-pyrophosphohydrolase MESH1: MHLGPASACAASVAPAAGSETAGMDSEAVGMGSEAAGMGSEGAGMSSEAAGMGSEATGMSSEAARLLEAVDFAARKHKEQRRKDPEGTPYINHPIAVARILAHEAGVTDMVVLQAALLHDTVEDTDTTFSEIEEWFGAEVRRVVEEVTDDKSLPKMERKRLQIERAPTCSPRAKLVKLADKLHNLRDLNRCTPQGWSEERVQEYFRWAARVVSGLRGSSAALEGALQRLFEARGVPT; the protein is encoded by the exons ATGCACTTGGGGCCCGCCTCCGCCTGTGCCGCTTCCGTCGCGCCGGCCGCGGGCTCCGAGACTGCGGGGATGGACTCCGAGGCGGTGGGGATGGGCTCCGAGGCGGCGGGAATGGGCTCCGAGGGGGCGGGGATGAGCTCCGAGGCGGCGGGGATGGGCTCCGAGGCCACGGGGATGAGCTCCGAGGCGGCGCGGCTGCTGGAGGCCGTGGACTTTGCAGCCAGGAAACACAAGGAGCAGCGGCGGAAGGATCCCGAGGGCACCCCCTACATCAACCACCCCATCG CCGTGGCCAGGATCCTGGCGCATGAGGCCGGCGTGACGGACATGGTGGTGCTGCAG GCCGCCCTGCTGCACGACACAGTGGAGGACACGGACACCACGTTCTCGGAGATCGAGGAGTGGTTCGGTGCGGAGGTGCGGCGCGTGGTGGAGGAGGTGACGGACGACAAGAGCCTGCCCAAGATGGAGCGCAAGCGGCTGCAGATCGAGCGCgctcccacctgcagcccccgCGCCAAGCTGGTCAAGCTGGCGGACAAGCTGCACAACCTGCGGGACCTGAACCGCTGCACCCCGCAAG GGTGGTCGGAGGAGCGCGTGCAGGAATACTTCCGGTGGGCGGCGCGCGTGGTGTCGGGGCTGCGCGGGAGCAGCGCGGCCCTGGAGGGGGCGCTGCAGCGCCTGTTCGAGGCGCGCGGCGTGCCCACGTGA
- the LOC136562346 gene encoding tubulin polyglutamylase TTLL13-like isoform X1: MEMKRFQKINHFPGMIELCRKDLLARNLNRMLRLFPKEYNIFPRTWCLPADYGDFHAYRSMRKARTFICKPDNSCQGRGIFITHHPEEIKHGERMICQQYISEPFLIDGFKFDMRIYVLVTSCDPLKIFLYKEGLARFATMRYIDNSTRNLGDICMHLTNYAINKHNENFIKDDMVGSKRKLSTLNAWMAKHNYDTSKLWADIDDIVIKTLISAHPVLKHHYQSCFSNRTTGCACFEILGFDILLDRRLKPWLLEVNHSPSFNTDSQLDHEVKDALLCDTFNLINVHACDRKKVLEEDKRRVKERLLQASQTPWESRRREQESSQAAWLAQAETYENEHLGGFRRIYPAPGTEKYEPFFQQSRSLFQDTAASKAREEYARQQLEEMRLKNEKLEAVRKKKTERNKGTAPTTHLSYRSTKSWDRKRVQYNSMKPQNIVEHEEKRRVNALLLREKQIRGLGITELLSQLLPAAETQRPYVLQSQLLFPWDVIEEHNTHNLMMLFSFLGVPARPLAHRAVPSPTAQGLPQHIPGPDPKDMETLCIRGQSIPCHARHKGSRAQGGGWLQGPAAGAALPPPCAHARGQQPREQCLPGTASQAEGCDAGSRSSSDGGSCPPTSPASPEQAPGDGIFSCAVELPTATAAQAQHTHASHPGRASPCQCVTPCQHLAPCQCPTDSQPEKHR; encoded by the exons ATGGAAATGAAGCGCTTCCAG AAAATCAACCACTTCCCAGGCATGATCGAGCTGTGCCGCAAGGACCTGCTGGCCCGCAACCTGAACCGCATGCTCCGGCTCTTCCCCAAGGAGTACAACATCTTCCCCCGCACGTGGTGCCTGCCAGCCGA CTACGGAGATTTCCATGCCTATAGATCCATGAGGAAAGCAAGAACATTCATCTGCAAGCCCGACAACAGCTGCCAGGGAAGAGGGATCTTCATAACCCACCACCCAGAGGAGATCAAGCACGGGGAGCGCATGATCTGTCAGCAGTACATCTCTGAG cccttcctcatCGATGGCTTCAAGTTTGACATGCGCATCTACGTGCTGGTCACATCCTGTGACCCACTGAAGATCTTTCTCTACAAGGAGGGCCTGGCCCGGTTTGCCACCATGAGGTACATCGATAACAGCACGAGAAACCTG GGTGACATCTGCATGCACCTGACCAATTATGCAATCAACAAACACAATGAGAACTTCATCAAGGACGACATGGTGGGCAGCAAGAG GAAACTGTCCACCCTGAATGCCTGGATGGCAAAGCACAACTATGACACATCAAAGCTCTGGGCAGATATTGATGACATCGTTATAAAGACACTGATTTCCGCTCACCCTGTGCTGAAACACCATtaccagagctgcttctccaaCCGCACTACTGGCTGCGCCTGCTTTGAAATCCTGGGCTTTGACATTTTGCTGGATAGAAGGCTGAAGCCATGGCTGCTGGAG GTGAACCACTCTCCCAGCTTCAACACAGATTCTCAGCTAGACCATGAGGTGAAGGATGCCCTTCTGTGTGACACCTTCAACCTGATCAATGTGCACGCCTGTGACAGAAAGAAGGTGCTGGAGGAAGACAAGCGGCGGGTAAAGGAACGGCTCCTCCAGGCCAGCCAGACTCCCTGGGAGTCCAG GcgcagggagcaggagagcagccaggctgcctggctggcacaggctgaAACCTACGAGAACGAGCACCTGGGGGGGTTCCGACGCATCTACCCAGCACCTGGGACAGAGAAGTACGAGCCATtcttccagcagagcaggtcCCTCTTCCAGGATACAGCAGCATCCAAGGCAAGAGAAGAGTATGCCAG gcagcagctggaggagatgcgcctgaaaaatgaaaagctggaagctgtcaggaagaagaaaacagagaggaaTAAAGGCACAGCTCCTACAACCCACCTTTCCTACAGAAGCACCAAGTCGTGGGACAGAAAG CGTGTGCAGTACAACTCCATGAAGCCCCAGAACATTGTGGAACACGAAGAGAAGAGGAGAGTGAATGCTCTGCTGCTGCGTGAGAAGCAGATCCGAGGGCTGGGCATCACCgagctgctttcccagctgctccccgcGGCTGAAACCCAGAGACCCTACGTGCTGCAGAGCCAG ctgctgttTCCCTGGGATGTCATTGAGGAGCACAACACCCACAATTTAATGATGCTTTTCTCATTCCTGGGAGTCCCAGCTCGGCCCTTGGCACACAGGGCTGtacccagccccacagcccagggcctgCCACAGCACATACCAGGCCCAGATCCCAAGGACATGGAGACCCTCTGCATTCGAGGCCAGAGCATCCCGTGCCACGCGCGGCACAAGGGCTCCCGGGCGCAGGGCgggggctggctgcagggccCGGCCGCGGGGGCAGCGCTCCCCCCGCCCTGCGCCCACGCCCGGGGGCAGCAGCCGAGGGAACAGTGCCTCCCTGGCACCGCCAGCCAGGCTGAAGGCT GTGATGCTGGTAGTCGGTCATCCTCCGATGGGGGCAGTTGTCCCCCGActtccccagccagcccagagcaggcccCAGGTGATGGCAtcttcagctgtgctgtggagctCCCCACCGCCACTGCCGCtcaggcacagcacacacacgcCTCACACCCTGGCAGAGCCTCGCCGTGCCAGTGTGTCACACCATGCCAGCACCTTGCCCCATGCCAGTGCCCCACAGATTCACAGCCTGAAAAGCACAGGTAA
- the LOC136562346 gene encoding tubulin polyglutamylase TTLL13-like isoform X2, whose amino-acid sequence MEMKRFQKINHFPGMIELCRKDLLARNLNRMLRLFPKEYNIFPRTWCLPAESMRKARTFICKPDNSCQGRGIFITHHPEEIKHGERMICQQYISEPFLIDGFKFDMRIYVLVTSCDPLKIFLYKEGLARFATMRYIDNSTRNLGDICMHLTNYAINKHNENFIKDDMVGSKRKLSTLNAWMAKHNYDTSKLWADIDDIVIKTLISAHPVLKHHYQSCFSNRTTGCACFEILGFDILLDRRLKPWLLEVNHSPSFNTDSQLDHEVKDALLCDTFNLINVHACDRKKVLEEDKRRVKERLLQASQTPWESRRREQESSQAAWLAQAETYENEHLGGFRRIYPAPGTEKYEPFFQQSRSLFQDTAASKAREEYARQQLEEMRLKNEKLEAVRKKKTERNKGTAPTTHLSYRSTKSWDRKVQRVQYNSMKPQNIVEHEEKRRVNALLLREKQIRGLGITELLSQLLPAAETQRPYVLQSQLLFPWDVIEEHNTHNLMMLFSFLGVPARPLAHRAVPSPTAQGLPQHIPGPDPKDMETLCIRGQSIPCHARHKGSRAQGGGWLQGPAAGAALPPPCAHARGQQPREQCLPGTASQAEGCDAGSRSSSDGGSCPPTSPASPEQAPGDGIFSCAVELPTATAAQAQHTHASHPGRASPCQCVTPCQHLAPCQCPTDSQPEKHR is encoded by the exons ATGGAAATGAAGCGCTTCCAG AAAATCAACCACTTCCCAGGCATGATCGAGCTGTGCCGCAAGGACCTGCTGGCCCGCAACCTGAACCGCATGCTCCGGCTCTTCCCCAAGGAGTACAACATCTTCCCCCGCACGTGGTGCCTGCCAGCCGA ATCCATGAGGAAAGCAAGAACATTCATCTGCAAGCCCGACAACAGCTGCCAGGGAAGAGGGATCTTCATAACCCACCACCCAGAGGAGATCAAGCACGGGGAGCGCATGATCTGTCAGCAGTACATCTCTGAG cccttcctcatCGATGGCTTCAAGTTTGACATGCGCATCTACGTGCTGGTCACATCCTGTGACCCACTGAAGATCTTTCTCTACAAGGAGGGCCTGGCCCGGTTTGCCACCATGAGGTACATCGATAACAGCACGAGAAACCTG GGTGACATCTGCATGCACCTGACCAATTATGCAATCAACAAACACAATGAGAACTTCATCAAGGACGACATGGTGGGCAGCAAGAG GAAACTGTCCACCCTGAATGCCTGGATGGCAAAGCACAACTATGACACATCAAAGCTCTGGGCAGATATTGATGACATCGTTATAAAGACACTGATTTCCGCTCACCCTGTGCTGAAACACCATtaccagagctgcttctccaaCCGCACTACTGGCTGCGCCTGCTTTGAAATCCTGGGCTTTGACATTTTGCTGGATAGAAGGCTGAAGCCATGGCTGCTGGAG GTGAACCACTCTCCCAGCTTCAACACAGATTCTCAGCTAGACCATGAGGTGAAGGATGCCCTTCTGTGTGACACCTTCAACCTGATCAATGTGCACGCCTGTGACAGAAAGAAGGTGCTGGAGGAAGACAAGCGGCGGGTAAAGGAACGGCTCCTCCAGGCCAGCCAGACTCCCTGGGAGTCCAG GcgcagggagcaggagagcagccaggctgcctggctggcacaggctgaAACCTACGAGAACGAGCACCTGGGGGGGTTCCGACGCATCTACCCAGCACCTGGGACAGAGAAGTACGAGCCATtcttccagcagagcaggtcCCTCTTCCAGGATACAGCAGCATCCAAGGCAAGAGAAGAGTATGCCAG gcagcagctggaggagatgcgcctgaaaaatgaaaagctggaagctgtcaggaagaagaaaacagagaggaaTAAAGGCACAGCTCCTACAACCCACCTTTCCTACAGAAGCACCAAGTCGTGGGACAGAAAG GTGCAGCGTGTGCAGTACAACTCCATGAAGCCCCAGAACATTGTGGAACACGAAGAGAAGAGGAGAGTGAATGCTCTGCTGCTGCGTGAGAAGCAGATCCGAGGGCTGGGCATCACCgagctgctttcccagctgctccccgcGGCTGAAACCCAGAGACCCTACGTGCTGCAGAGCCAG ctgctgttTCCCTGGGATGTCATTGAGGAGCACAACACCCACAATTTAATGATGCTTTTCTCATTCCTGGGAGTCCCAGCTCGGCCCTTGGCACACAGGGCTGtacccagccccacagcccagggcctgCCACAGCACATACCAGGCCCAGATCCCAAGGACATGGAGACCCTCTGCATTCGAGGCCAGAGCATCCCGTGCCACGCGCGGCACAAGGGCTCCCGGGCGCAGGGCgggggctggctgcagggccCGGCCGCGGGGGCAGCGCTCCCCCCGCCCTGCGCCCACGCCCGGGGGCAGCAGCCGAGGGAACAGTGCCTCCCTGGCACCGCCAGCCAGGCTGAAGGCT GTGATGCTGGTAGTCGGTCATCCTCCGATGGGGGCAGTTGTCCCCCGActtccccagccagcccagagcaggcccCAGGTGATGGCAtcttcagctgtgctgtggagctCCCCACCGCCACTGCCGCtcaggcacagcacacacacgcCTCACACCCTGGCAGAGCCTCGCCGTGCCAGTGTGTCACACCATGCCAGCACCTTGCCCCATGCCAGTGCCCCACAGATTCACAGCCTGAAAAGCACAGGTAA
- the LOC136562346 gene encoding tubulin polyglutamylase TTLL13-like isoform X3: MEMKRFQKINHFPGMIELCRKDLLARNLNRMLRLFPKEYNIFPRTWCLPADYGDFHAYRSMRKARTFICKPDNSCQGRGIFITHHPEEIKHGERMICQQYISEPFLIDGFKFDMRIYVLVTSCDPLKIFLYKEGLARFATMRYIDNSTRNLGDICMHLTNYAINKHNENFIKDDMVGSKRKLSTLNAWMAKHNYDTSKLWADIDDIVIKTLISAHPVLKHHYQSCFSNRTTGCACFEILGFDILLDRRLKPWLLEVNHSPSFNTDSQLDHEVKDALLCDTFNLINVHACDRKKVLEEDKRRVKERLLQASQTPWESRRREQESSQAAWLAQAETYENEHLGGFRRIYPAPGTEKYEPFFQQSRSLFQDTAASKAREEYARQQLEEMRLKNEKLEAVRKKKTERNKGTAPTTHLSYRSTKSWDRKVQRVQYNSMKPQNIVEHEEKRRVNALLLREKQIRGLGITELLSQLLPAAETQRPYVLQSQLLFPWDVIEEHNTHNLMMLFSFLGVPARPLAHRAVPSPTAQGLPQHIPGPDPKDMETLCIRGQSIPCHARHKGSRAQGGGWLQGPAAGAALPPPCAHARGQQPREQCLPGTASQAEGCDAGSRSSSDGGSCPPTSPASPEQAPGDGIFSCAVELPTATAAQAQHTHASHPGRASPCQCVTPCQHLAPCQCPTDSQPEKHRARRRRAARMERLRRELGGGRGAPDRTLTWQAMEQLRFLRRELPEEWPLERLAQGFGVSTDVVRRVLRSRGCLSARRRLRQDQRALSAAATAPPPGRGAGDGHEVRAPDGTLLYRLPRGWGGPGPGAQ; encoded by the exons ATGGAAATGAAGCGCTTCCAG AAAATCAACCACTTCCCAGGCATGATCGAGCTGTGCCGCAAGGACCTGCTGGCCCGCAACCTGAACCGCATGCTCCGGCTCTTCCCCAAGGAGTACAACATCTTCCCCCGCACGTGGTGCCTGCCAGCCGA CTACGGAGATTTCCATGCCTATAGATCCATGAGGAAAGCAAGAACATTCATCTGCAAGCCCGACAACAGCTGCCAGGGAAGAGGGATCTTCATAACCCACCACCCAGAGGAGATCAAGCACGGGGAGCGCATGATCTGTCAGCAGTACATCTCTGAG cccttcctcatCGATGGCTTCAAGTTTGACATGCGCATCTACGTGCTGGTCACATCCTGTGACCCACTGAAGATCTTTCTCTACAAGGAGGGCCTGGCCCGGTTTGCCACCATGAGGTACATCGATAACAGCACGAGAAACCTG GGTGACATCTGCATGCACCTGACCAATTATGCAATCAACAAACACAATGAGAACTTCATCAAGGACGACATGGTGGGCAGCAAGAG GAAACTGTCCACCCTGAATGCCTGGATGGCAAAGCACAACTATGACACATCAAAGCTCTGGGCAGATATTGATGACATCGTTATAAAGACACTGATTTCCGCTCACCCTGTGCTGAAACACCATtaccagagctgcttctccaaCCGCACTACTGGCTGCGCCTGCTTTGAAATCCTGGGCTTTGACATTTTGCTGGATAGAAGGCTGAAGCCATGGCTGCTGGAG GTGAACCACTCTCCCAGCTTCAACACAGATTCTCAGCTAGACCATGAGGTGAAGGATGCCCTTCTGTGTGACACCTTCAACCTGATCAATGTGCACGCCTGTGACAGAAAGAAGGTGCTGGAGGAAGACAAGCGGCGGGTAAAGGAACGGCTCCTCCAGGCCAGCCAGACTCCCTGGGAGTCCAG GcgcagggagcaggagagcagccaggctgcctggctggcacaggctgaAACCTACGAGAACGAGCACCTGGGGGGGTTCCGACGCATCTACCCAGCACCTGGGACAGAGAAGTACGAGCCATtcttccagcagagcaggtcCCTCTTCCAGGATACAGCAGCATCCAAGGCAAGAGAAGAGTATGCCAG gcagcagctggaggagatgcgcctgaaaaatgaaaagctggaagctgtcaggaagaagaaaacagagaggaaTAAAGGCACAGCTCCTACAACCCACCTTTCCTACAGAAGCACCAAGTCGTGGGACAGAAAG GTGCAGCGTGTGCAGTACAACTCCATGAAGCCCCAGAACATTGTGGAACACGAAGAGAAGAGGAGAGTGAATGCTCTGCTGCTGCGTGAGAAGCAGATCCGAGGGCTGGGCATCACCgagctgctttcccagctgctccccgcGGCTGAAACCCAGAGACCCTACGTGCTGCAGAGCCAG ctgctgttTCCCTGGGATGTCATTGAGGAGCACAACACCCACAATTTAATGATGCTTTTCTCATTCCTGGGAGTCCCAGCTCGGCCCTTGGCACACAGGGCTGtacccagccccacagcccagggcctgCCACAGCACATACCAGGCCCAGATCCCAAGGACATGGAGACCCTCTGCATTCGAGGCCAGAGCATCCCGTGCCACGCGCGGCACAAGGGCTCCCGGGCGCAGGGCgggggctggctgcagggccCGGCCGCGGGGGCAGCGCTCCCCCCGCCCTGCGCCCACGCCCGGGGGCAGCAGCCGAGGGAACAGTGCCTCCCTGGCACCGCCAGCCAGGCTGAAGGCT GTGATGCTGGTAGTCGGTCATCCTCCGATGGGGGCAGTTGTCCCCCGActtccccagccagcccagagcaggcccCAGGTGATGGCAtcttcagctgtgctgtggagctCCCCACCGCCACTGCCGCtcaggcacagcacacacacgcCTCACACCCTGGCAGAGCCTCGCCGTGCCAGTGTGTCACACCATGCCAGCACCTTGCCCCATGCCAGTGCCCCACAGATTCACAGCCTGAAAAGCACAG ggcgcggcggcggcgggcggcgcggaTGGAGCGGCTGCGACGGGAGCTGGGCGGGGGGCGCGGAGCCCCCGACCGCACCCTGACCTGGCAGGCGATGGAGCAGCTGCG GTTCCTGCGGCGGGAGCTGCCCGAGGAGTGGCCGCTGGAGCGCCTGGCCCAGGGCTTTGGCGTCAGCACGGACGTGGTGCGGCGGGTGCTGCGGAGCCGCGGCTGTCTCTCTGCGCGCCGCCGCCTGCGGCAGGACCAGCGGGCACTGAGCGCCGCCGCCACGGCTCCGCCACCGGGACGGGGGGCGGGGGACGGGCACGAGGTGCGCGCCCCCGACGGGACGCTGCTGTACCGGCTGCCGCGAGGctggggcgggccggggcccgGCGCGCAATAA